The genomic DNA CAGATCAGGTCGCGCCCGCGCAGCAGGTTGAAGGTCGCGGCCATATAGCGTCCGTCCAGAAAGCCCTTGGACGAGAGTTGCTCCACCATCTTCATCTGATCGTCATCGACGAACAGGGTCAGGTCGCCGGCCTGGCTGAAATCCACCTGCGCGGTGAAGAAGGTCGCGCTCGCCACCTTGTCCGCCTCGCCCCGCGCCGCCAGCAGCGCCAGCGTCGCCGCCAGCGTGGTGCCGGCCACGCAATAGCCGATCGTGTGGACGCTTTTCACCTTGAGCAGGTCGCGCACCGTGTCGATCGCGTCGACCTGCCCCTTCAGGATATAATCGTCCCAGATCATGTCCTTCATCGACGCATCGGCCGACTTCCACGACACCAGGAATACGCTGATCCCCTGATCCACCGCCCATTTGACGAAGCTTTTTTCGGGCGACAGGTCGAGAATGTAGAAGCGGTTGATCCAGGGCGGGAAGATGATGAGCGGCGTTTCCAGCACCGTGTCGGTCGACGGCGCATAATGGATCAACTGATAGAGCGGGGTTTCGTGGATCACCTTGCCCGGCGTCGCGGCGATATTGCGCCCCAGTTCGAACTGGGTGCCGTCGGTATGGGTAAGCTGGCCCTTTTCCAGATCGGCCAGCATATGCTTCAAACCCTTGACCAGATTCTCGCCGCCGCTCTCGATCGTCTTTTGCACCACCTGCGGGTTGGTGAAGGCGAAATTGCTGGGCGCGATCGCGTCGAGCAGGCCGGTGGTGGCGAAGCGCAGCTTGGCCTTTTGCTTCGGGTCCACGCCATCGACCGCATCGGCCATCTGCATCATATAGTCGGACAGCAGCAGGTAGCTCTGCCGGATCAGGTCGTAAAAGGGATGATCGGTCCAGGCCGGATCGGCAAAGCGCCGGTCCTTGCGCGCGGCGGGGCTGTTCGCCGGCACCGCGCCGGGCCGGTCGCGCAGCAGGCCGCCCGAATCGAGGAAACGCTGCCACAGCGCCATCCCTTCATCGGCGAAGCCGGTCTGGATGCGGGCGACGATGGCGGGATCGAAAGGCAGGGTCTGGCCAGTGGTGCCTGCCGCCTGCTCCAGCATCAATTGCTGGGCGCGGCCGATCACCTGTGTCCATTGCTGCATATCCGCCAGCGTGGGCAAATGGGGTTCCAGAGTGTCGCTTCGCTCCATGGCCACCTTGCTCCTCCTGGCATTATTTGTCCGCGCCGCTTTCGCTGGCGCGTCACAGATTGGCGGGTTATAGCCAGATTGTGACATGCCAGCGGCGCGTCGCACACTATTCCCTACAGAGAGCTTTCAGGAAAGCCCCTATAATGTCCGAAGAATTTTACCGCATGAAACGCCTGCCGCCCTATGTCATCGCCGAAGTGAATGCGATGCGCGCGGCCGCGCGGGCCGCGGGCGAGGATATTATCGATCTGGGCATGGGCAATCCCGACCTGCCGCCGCCCGACCATGTCATCGCGAAACTGATCGAAGTGGCGCAAAAGCCGAGCGCCCATGGCTATAGCCAGTCGCGCGGCATTCCCGGCCTGCGCAAGGCGCAGGCAAATTATTATGCCCGCCGCTTCGGCGTCGATGTCGATCCCGAAACCGAGGTCGTCGTTACCATGGGGTCGAAGGAGGGGCTGGCCAGCCTCGCCACCGCGATCACCGAGCCGGGCGACGTGGTGCTGGCACCCAATCCCAGCTACCCGATCCACACGTTCGGCTTCATCATCGCGGGCGCGACCATCCGGTCGGTGCCGACCACCCCGGACGAAAATTATTTCCGTTCGCTCGACCGCGCCATGGCCTTCACCGTGCCGCGCCCGTCGATCCTGGTGGTCAACTATCCGTCCAACCCGACCGCCGAGACGGTCGACCTCGCTTTCTACGAGCGGCTGGTCGCCTGGGCGAAGGAGAATAAGGTCTGGGTGCTGAGCGACCTTGCCTATTCCGAACTCTATTTCGACGGCAATCCCACGCCCTCCATCCTTCAGGTACCCGGCGCCAAGGATGTCGCGATCGAATTCACCTCGCTTAGCAAGACTTACTCCATGGCCGGCTGGCGCATGGGCTTCGCGGTCGGCAACAAGAAGCTGATCGCGGCAATGACGCGGGTGAAGAGCTATCTCGATTATGGCGCGTTCACGCCGATTCAGGCGGCCGCCTGCGCCGCGCTCAACGGGCCGCAGGATATCGTCGAGAAGAACCGGCAGCTATACCACAAGCGCCGCGACGTGCTGGTCGAGAGTTTCGGCCGGGCTGGATGGGACATTCCGCCGGCGCGCGCGTCGATGTTCTGCTGGGCACC from Sphingobium sp. CAP-1 includes the following:
- a CDS encoding PHA/PHB synthase family protein, translating into MERSDTLEPHLPTLADMQQWTQVIGRAQQLMLEQAAGTTGQTLPFDPAIVARIQTGFADEGMALWQRFLDSGGLLRDRPGAVPANSPAARKDRRFADPAWTDHPFYDLIRQSYLLLSDYMMQMADAVDGVDPKQKAKLRFATTGLLDAIAPSNFAFTNPQVVQKTIESGGENLVKGLKHMLADLEKGQLTHTDGTQFELGRNIAATPGKVIHETPLYQLIHYAPSTDTVLETPLIIFPPWINRFYILDLSPEKSFVKWAVDQGISVFLVSWKSADASMKDMIWDDYILKGQVDAIDTVRDLLKVKSVHTIGYCVAGTTLAATLALLAARGEADKVASATFFTAQVDFSQAGDLTLFVDDDQMKMVEQLSSKGFLDGRYMAATFNLLRGRDLIWNYVVNNYLLGMDYPPFDLLYWNGDTTNLPARWHRDYLTQLYRDNLLVVPGAISVDGTPIDLRAIQTPAYVQAGKEDHIAPLESVWKLTENLSGPIRFLLAGSGHIAGVVNPPAAGKYQYWACDAAQPSLDAFVANAKETKGSWWPDWRVWIEGLDSKIVPVKAARIPGKGKSKAIEDAPGRYVRTR
- a CDS encoding LL-diaminopimelate aminotransferase: MSEEFYRMKRLPPYVIAEVNAMRAAARAAGEDIIDLGMGNPDLPPPDHVIAKLIEVAQKPSAHGYSQSRGIPGLRKAQANYYARRFGVDVDPETEVVVTMGSKEGLASLATAITEPGDVVLAPNPSYPIHTFGFIIAGATIRSVPTTPDENYFRSLDRAMAFTVPRPSILVVNYPSNPTAETVDLAFYERLVAWAKENKVWVLSDLAYSELYFDGNPTPSILQVPGAKDVAIEFTSLSKTYSMAGWRMGFAVGNKKLIAAMTRVKSYLDYGAFTPIQAAACAALNGPQDIVEKNRQLYHKRRDVLVESFGRAGWDIPPARASMFCWAPLPPALKEMGSLEFSKQLLTHAKVAVAPGVGYGEDGEGFVRIAMVENEQRLRQAARNIKQYLKSMGVNAPSSKGAA